CCAAACTTAGCTACCCTGCGATGCAGCTGGCGCCACAGCAGGTCCACCAGAGGTTTGTCCAACCCGGTCCTCTCGTACTAGGGTCAGGTCCTCTCAAGCTTCCAACGCCCACAACAGATAGGGACCGAACTGTCTCGCGACGTTCTGAACCCAGCTCGCGTGCCATTTTAATGGGCGAACAGCCCAACCCTTGGGACCTTCTCCAGCCCCAGGATATGACGAGCCGACATCGAGGTGCCAAACCACTCCGTCGATGTGAGCTCTTGGGAGTGATCAGCCTGTTATCCCCGGAGTACCTTTTATCCTTTGAGCGATGGCCCTTCCATGCGGAACCACCGGATCACTATGCCCTACTTTCGTACCTGCTCGACTTGTTGGTCTCACAGTCAAGCACCCTTATGCCATTGCACTCTACGTACGGTTACCAACCGTACTGAGGGTACCTTTGGAAGCCTCCGTTACTCTTTTGGAGGCGACCACCCCAGTCAAACTACCCACCAAACACTGTCTCCGCCTTCCGGCGGATTAGGCGCCAAATAAGCAAAGGGTGGTATTTCAAGGGCGACTCCACGAAACCTGGCGGCTCCGCTTCACAGTCTCCCACCTATCCTACACATTACTTATTCAGCGTCAATGTTAAGCTGTAGTGAAGGTTCACGGGGTCTTTCCGTCCCGTTGCGGGTAAACGGCATCTTCACCGTTACTACAATTTCACCGAGCTCATGGCTGAGACAGTGCCCAGATCGTTGCACCATTCGTGCAGGTCGGAACTTACCCGACAAGGAATTTCGCTACCTTAGGACCGTTATAGTTACGGCCGCCGTTTACCGGGGCTTCAATTCAGAGCTTCTCAGACAAGACGAATCCCGTCTGATGACCCCTCCTCTTAACCTTCCGGCACCGGGCAGGTGTCAGGCCTTATACCTCATCTTTCAATTTTGCAAAGCCATGTGTTTTTGATAAACAGTCGCCTGGGCCATTTCTCTGCGGCCTGCCTTTCGACAGGCGCCCCTTCTCCCGAAGTTACGGGGCCATTTTGCCTAGTTCCTTAGCCATGAATCACTCGAGCACCTTTGGATCCTCTCCTCGACTACCTGTGTCGGTTTGCGGTACGGGCATCTTATATCTGACGCTTAGAGGTTTTTCTTGGAAGTAGGATTAGGGCCACTATCCACGCATCCGAAGATTTGTGGTACTATCCACTTTCAGCAAGCTCTGCGGATTTGCCTACAGAGCCTATACCTACGGTGTTTAACGTACTATTCCGTCAGTACGCGGGCCTTTCACTCCTCCGTCTCCCCATCGCAATATAAGATGGTATCGGAATGTTGACCGATTGTCCATCGACTTCCCCTTTCGGGTTCGCCTTAGGTCCCGACTAACCCTGATCCGATTAGCGTTGATCAGGAAACCTTAGTCTTCCGGTGTGCGGGTTTCTCACCCGCATTATCGTTACTTATGCCTACATTTGCTTTTCCAGACACTCCAACAGGCCTTACAACCCATCTTCAACGTAACTGGAATGCTCCCCTACCAATAAATAATTACTTACTTATTCCATAGCTTCGGTAATGTGCTTGATGCCCGATTATCATCCATGCCAAACCGCTCGACTAGTGAGCTGTTACGCACTCTTTAAATGAATGGCTGCTTCCAAGCCAACATCCTAGCTGTCTCTGCAGTCTGACCTCGTTATGTCAACTTAGCACATATTTGGGGACCTTAGCTGATGGTCTGGGTTCTTTCCCTCTCGGACACGGACCTTAGCACCCATGCCCTCACTGCTGGTAATCATGTCATAGCATTCGGAGTTTGTCAGGGTTTGGTAGGCGGTGAAGCCCCCTAGCCCAATCAGTAGCTCTACCTCTATGACACTAGTACCAACGCTGCTCCTAAAAGCATTTCGGGGAGTACGAGCTATCTCTCAGTTTGATTGGCCTTTCACCCCTACCCACAGCTCATCCAAAGACTTTTCAACGTCTACTGGTTCGGTCCTCCACCCCGTGTTACCGGGGCTTCAACCTGGCCATGGGTAGATCACCAAGTTTCGCGTCTACCCCCACTGACTCTTTCGCCCTGTTCAGACTCGCTTTCGCTCCGGCTGCTCCGCTTTAACGGATTAACCTCGCCAGTGAGGAGTAACTCGTAGGCTCATTATGCAAAAGGCACGCCGTCATCCGCCAGTTGGCGGACTCCGACCGCTTGTAAGCGCACGGTTTCAGGTTCTATTTCACCCTCCTGCTCGGAGTACTTTTCACCTTTCCCTCACGGTACTTGTCCACTATCGGTCTCTCAGGAGTATTTAGCCTTGCCGGATGGTGCCGGCCGATTCAGACAGGATTTCACCGGTCCCGCCCTACTCAGGATACCACTACGCCGATAAATCAATTTCGCTTACGGGACTATCACCCCCTACGGTCCATCTTTCCAGATGTGTTCTGCTATCAATTTATCGTCCGATATCGTGGTCCTACTACCCCAATATTGCCGTAACAATACTGGTTTGGGCTCCTCCGCGTTCGCTCGCCACTACTTACGGAATCACTATTGTTTTCTTCTCCTCCGGCTACTTAGATGTTTCAGTTCACCGGGTTCGCCTCCGCCAATTGGCGGATGATACCGCTTCACGGTACCGGGTTGCCCCATTCGGAAATCTCCGGATCAAAGGTTATTTGCACCTCCCCGAAGCTTATCGCAGCTTGTCACGTCCTTCATCGCCTCTGAGAGCCTAGGCATCCACCGTACGCTCTTAGTAACTTTTTTAACTTTCCTCTTTTACTCGATTCTCTAGTAAAATTGTATGCTTTTTCTCATGATGTCAATGAACTCTTCCGGAGCTGACCTTTACATGTCTATTGCTTGCGTCGGCTGACTCTGCATGTAAACGGCCTTTCTGCTCGCTTCCATTACCAATCATCCTTCATATCTGGTAGTATATACCTTCAACCTTCCGGATGCTTAGTAACTCAATATCTTTATGAACTTTTCTCGTCTTCAAACTTCCAACTTCCGTCTTCCGCTTTCCAACTTCTTGTGGAGAATAAGGGAGTCGAACCCTTGACCTCCAGAATGCAAATCTGGCGCTCTAGCCAACTGAGCTAATCCCCCTCAGAACGTTTCGGATGTTCGATGTTTGATGTTTGATTTTAGATGCTTGATGTTCTTTTGGATGGTTGATGTTTAAATTCCTACCATCTAACATCCCTCATCTGACATCTTATATCATCCATCCCCACATCCGCTCTGTAGTCCCGCGCAGACTTGAACTGCGGACCCCTACATTATCAGTGTAGTGCTCTAACCAACTGAGCTACGGGACTGTTTGGATTGATTAATGTCGAATGATAAATGCTGAAGGCTTCTCAAATGAAGTAATCTTACCACCATTTGCCATTCATCATTAATCCTTCTTCATTCCCAAAACCGCCCCTTAACAAAGTTCTCTGTTAGTGAGCAGTAAACCTTTGCTCTAAAGGGTTGACAGAGAAAGAAAATACTTCAAATACCTGAAGTGTGAAGTACTTGAAATTTGAAGTGCTTTAGGCACTTCTAACTTCAAACTTCCTTCTTCCATCTCTCTGTGGATTCTCCTCATTATGTTTAACAAAAATAAAGCACGCCAATGAAAAGGTACAACTTTCGGTCCTTCTCCCTGTGTAACAGTCTAAGAATCTCTCCAGAAAGGAGGTATTCCAGCCACACCTTCCGGTACGGCTACCTTGTTACGACTTAGCCCCAGTCACTGGTTTTACCCTAGGCAGCTCCTTGCGGTTACCGACTTCAGGTACCCCCAGCTTCCATGGCTTGACGGGCGGTGTGTACAAGGCCCGGGAACGTATTCACCGCGCCATGGCTGATGCGCGATTACTAGCGATTCCAGCTTCACGAAGTCGGGTTGCAGACTTCGATCCGAACTGAGACCGGCTTTCGAGATTCGCTCCCCCTCACGGGGTGGCTGCCCTCTGTACCGGCCATTGTAGCACGTGTGTAGCCCTGGACGTAAGGGCCGTGCTGATTTGACGTCATCCCCACCTTCCTCTCTACTTGCGTAGGCAGTTCCCTTAGAGTCCCCAGCTTTACCTGATGGCAACTAAGGGTAGGGGTTGCGCTCGTTATGGGACTTAACCCGACACCTCACGGCACGAGCTGACGACAACCATGCAGCACCTTGCAGGATGTCCGAAGAAATACCGGTTTCCCGGTACGTCATCCTGCATTTGAGCCCAGGTAAGGTTCCTCGCGTATCATCGAATTAAACCACATGCTCCACCGCTTGTGCGGGCCCCCGTCAATTCCTTTGAGTTTCAACCTTGCGATCGTACTCCCCAGGTGGATAACTTATCGCTTTCGCTTAGTCGCTGACTGTATATCGCCAACAACGAGTTATCATCGTTTACGGCGTGGACTACCAGGGTATCTAATCCTGTTCGCTCCCCACGCTTTCGTGCCTGAGCGTCAATGTCGGCTTAGTGAGCTGCCTTCGCGATCGGTGTTCTGTAGCATCTCTATGCATTTCACCGCTACATGCTACATTCCGCCCACTCCAACCGAATTCTAGATGACCAGTATCAATGGCAGTTCCGAAGTTGAGCCCCGGGATTTCACCACTGACTTAATCATCCGCCTGCGCACCCTTTAAACCCAATGAATCCGGATAACGCTTGCACCCTCCGTATTACCGCGGCTGCTGGCACGGAGTTAGCCGGTGCTTATTCATTTGGTACCTTCAGCCCTGTTCGCAAACAGGGGTTTATTCCCAAATAAAAGCAGTTTACAACCCATAAGGCCGTCTTCCTGCACGCGGCATGGCTGCGTCAGAGTTGCCTCCATTGCGCAATATTCCTTACTGCTGCCTCCCGTAGGAGTCTGGTCCGTGTCTCAGTACCAGTGTGGGGGATCATCCTCTCAGAACCCCTAGACATCGTAGCCTTGGTGAGCCGTTACCTCACCAACTAGCTAATGTCACGCATGCCCATCTCTAACCGCCGGAGCTTTAAATTACATCCCATGCGAAATGTAATTATTATGAGGTATTAATCCCGATTTCTCGGGGCTATCCCCCTGTTAGAGGTAGGTTGCATACGCGTTACGCACCCGTGCGCCGGTCGTGTCACCACCGAAGTGGTGCTTACCCCTCGACTTGCATGTATTAAGCCTGCCGCTAGCGTTCATCCTGAGCCAGGATCAAACTCTTCGTTGTATAAGTATTTTTCAAAAAATTTATACCTTCAAGATCCTGACTGTTTACTCAAAGTCCTGTCTTTTGACAGGGGACTTCCTGCTGTTCCTTTTCTCTTGGCTGTGCTTCATTATGTCTATGAACTTTCTTTCTTTTTCCGTCTCTTCCAAAACGGGAGTGCAAAAGTAATACCTTTTTTTATTCTCGCAAGCCTTTTTTTACTTTTTTTAAAAAAATTTTTGCTCTACTCTGCATCTCCGTCAAAACGCTTTAAATCACTTGCTTATATAATAAACAACCTTAAGCGCCTTCCCCTTCTCATCTTCTCTATGTACTCCCGCAAAAACGGACTGCAAAAATAGTAAGTTTTTCTTTTCCGCAATACATTTCTTTAAAAAAAATCAAAAAAATTTGATATTTTTTGTAACGCACTGAAAAACAGCCTGTAATTTAATTATATCCGGCAAGAATTTTTCTCTGTTACCGTGTAAATACCGGCACATCATGGGTTGACAACCTTTCGTTGTAAAAATAGCCTTCTTCATCAAACAACTTAAGTTTATCAGGATGAGTTACTTGGTTCCTGATAATAAACCGGGCCATCATTCCTCTTGCCTTTTTGGCATAAACTGTCACCATTTTAAATCCGTTGCCACGCGATTCTTTAAATACAGGAGTTATTATTCGAATGTCTTGTTTTTTCAGATCAAGTACCTTAAAATATTCTGCCGAGGCCAAATGAATTAAAATCCGATCTTTCTGCCTGTTAAGCGTCTCCAACACATCACGAGAAACATCCTCTCGCCAAAAGTCATACAAATTACGATAGCCATCCGGAATAAATTTTCCGCCAATTTCCAAACGGTAAGGCAGCACTTGATCAAGTGGCCTTAAAACGCCATAAAAACCGGAAAGAATACGAAGGTGCTCTTGTGCAAACATCAAATCTTTTTTACTTAACGTTTGTGCATCAAGTCCCCTGAAAACTTCTCCCTGATAAGAAAACAATGCCGGAACCCCCTCTTTTTTCAGTAAAGAAACATGCCACCGTTGAAACCGTTCATGATTCAGTTGCGCCAACTGTGCATTTACTTTCATCATTTTTGACAAAGTATCCGGTCCCAACTTTTTCAGTGCATCTGCAAGAATTTGGGTTTTATCCAGGTACACCGGTAACGTGATGTTTTCCACCTTTTGCGAAAAATCTTGGTGCATGGTTTTTGCCGGTGACAAAAGAACAATCATACCTTATTATGTATTTAAAACCTATCAGAAAACTTCACCGTCAGGTTATGGCAACGTTTTCTGTTTTATTTCTGCCAAAGTATTTATCACTTTTGAGGTTTTGGCCCATAACCGATCTTTAGACTGGTGGCCTGAAGCTACCAGTAAATAATCAATTCCAAGAGAAAGTGCCACCTCCCTGTCATGCAATGTATCTCCCACAAAAACAACACCTTGCGCATTGAGCCTGAGTTTTTTCATAAAATGGTGGGCCATTTCTATTTTCCCACCTGCATAAATATCGTCAATTCCGGAAACGGCATCAAAGTAAGGTAACAATCCTTTTTCATCCAAAATCTTTACCAAACTGCGATGTTCCGTTGCCGATATGATAAACTGACGAAACCCTTTTTCCTGAAAAAAACTCAATACATCCTGCACACAAGGGAAAAGAGGCGTCTCTGATAAATGGCTATTGTAACATTGCATAAATTGCTGTGCCGGAATCTCAAATTTTTCCATAGAAAAATCGAAACCAACACGCTGATAATAATCTTTAACCGGGAAACCAAAAACCTCCCGATATTTCTGCAAGGTAAGCTCAGGTAAGTTTCTTTTCTTCAACAGGAGATTAATACATTGCACACATAACTGTACATCATCAAGTAAGGTGCCATTCCAATCCCAAATAATGCCGTGCTTTTCCATTGATCAAAAAAATATCGGACGGAAACGCATTCCGTTTTCCCAATCGTACTCTAAGGCAGGAGCCGGCACTTTTACAAAACTCAATGTTTTAAAAACAAAACGCAATACTTTAGAATGTGTTTTGATCCTTGTCCAATCCACATCCACCGAAAGAAAATAATGTGGCACGCGGTTAAAATGCGGCAAAGGTTGTCCATCGTATTCCGGCGGATTATCATAAGCCCCGATCATCCCAGTAGCTCCATACCCAAAAGCTACATTTAGCCAGGGTGGAAATTTAGAATCCTTTTTCAAAAAAGAAGCAATGTTCACCGAAAGCCAATTGGTCTGGCCATTATAATCTTTAATAATCTGCTGCGCCCAATTATCGCCCAATAAATCAGGCCGGTATTGCGGATATTCTGTAGAATGATACGAAAACTTCAACCGGATACGCTGGTCGTGCCATAACAGCTGTTGGCCAATAAACATGGCCGATCCCAAGGTATTAAAGATCATATCGCTCGGCGAGAAACCCCACTCGGCTGAAAGTCCGTCAAAAAACTCAATGGTCGTCATGTAGATGAGTCCCCACGTGCCGCCAAACCAAATGGCTTTTTTTTCATTCATTCCGGCCCAACGCAAACTCCAATAGCCATAATTTCCCAATTGATAGGTTGTTGTCATGTGGCCCAGTTTGTCTTTCATCATCCACTCTCCCCAGTCATCGGCAATATGGAAACTGGTTTCATCATATCCTTTATACCAGGCAAAATAAAGCAAAGTAACAGATGTCACATAAAATCCACCTACGGCTCCATAAACGATTTTCAATCGTTTTTTACTCAATGAATCAGGATAAACCGACATCTCCTGAGCTTGTGCTCCGAGATAAGAAAACAACAACAATATGACAACCAGCTTTTTCAAAGAATTATGCTGTAAAACTTTTCAATATTTCAAAAACCTGTTGTGTTTTTTCATCCAACAACTTTTGCGATTTGGCTTCGGCCAAGAAACGCAAGTAGGGTTCGGTATTGGAAGGGCGAATATTAAACCACCAGTCAGGAAATTCGAGCCGGTAACCGTCAAAATCGTAGTAAGCCGTCGGCGTTTCCTGCTTTTTAAAGTAGCTGACCACAGCATCCATGGCTTTTTGTTTTTCTTCAATACGGAAGTTTACTTCGCCGGTATTGGCATAAGATGAGATTTCATGAATTAACTGGGAAACCGTTTTCCCCTGTTTTTTAAAATCATCCGTTATATTCAGCATGATCAACGAAGCCAGCAAACCGCTGTCTGAATAATAAAAATCACGAAAATAATAATGGCCGGCCAGTTCACCGCCATAAATACCATCTACTTCGCGCAATTTGGTGGCTCCGTATGCCCGGCCAACCCGCCAGATTACGGTTTCTGCATTAAATTTCGAGAGATATTCTCCCACTGCCTTGGAAGTACGGATATCGTGGACAACTTTTTCTTTTTTAGTTGTATCTTTCAAAAAGAAATGAGCAAACAGCGCAATAATTAAATCCGGTGAAATAAAATTTCCTTTTTCGTCAATAAACATCACACGGTCCGCATCACCGTCAAAAATAATTCCCAGATCAGCATGATGTTTTTTTACCGCTTCTTTAATCTGTTCCTGATTTTCAGGCTCCAGCGGATTGGGTTCATGTCCCGGAAAAGTTCCGTCGGCTTTTTCATTCAGTGCCACATATTGATCTCCAAATAAATCTTTCGAGAATAAAGATGCCATTCCATTAGAAAAGTCAATGGCCAGCTTTAACCCGGAGTAATCTTTTTTATACTGGTTAAGAAACTCAAGATAATCCGGTTTCATATTTAATTTCCGTATTTGCCCTTTGTCTTTTTTCTCCACTTTTGTATCCGAATCAACAAGCGACTCCAGTTTTTTCAAACCGTTATCATATCCTACGGGCAATACATTTTTTGCCGAAACTTTTAATCCATTATGATTCTTCGGATTATGAGAAGCCGTAATCATTATTGATGCGTCGAAACCATATTTTCCGGTTCCCCAATACACCATCGGAGTAGTCGTCAATCCGGCATCGGCAACATCCACTCCGGCATCACGCAGTCCTTCTGAAAGGGCTTCAAACATCTCATCCGAGGAAAGTCGCACATCACGACCAATCAAAATTTCTTTCATCGGAAGGACCTGTGGCAAAAAATAACCAATACGGTACACCATTTCTTTATTTAAATCTTTTCCGTATTCTCCGCGAATATCGTAGGCTTTAAATGCTTTCATAACAAAATCTTTTTATCTATAAATTCAATTTTTTCTTACAAGGACAAGCCCTTGTTTTCTTCTTTCCGGCATCCATTTCCCGTCATCCAAGACACAAACATCCGGTAAAGAATTTGCAAAGTTAAAAGAAAAGGATTTATCTGGAGCCAGACTGCCGAACAAGTACATTTACAATAGCTGCAATTCCTTCTTTTCGTCCGGTAAAACCCAAATATTCAGTTGTAGTCGCTTTCACAGAGAGATTTTCGACAGGAATATGCAAAGTATCTGCCAGTTTTTTTCGCATTTCGGGAATATAAGGTGAGAGAACAGGCTGCTGCGCCACAACAACTCCATCCACATTTTCAATTTCAAACTTCGTTTTCAAAAGAAGCTGATTGACTTTTTTCAAGAGTTCGATACTGGATATTCCTTTGTAATGATCATCCGTATCTGGAAAATGACTTCCTAAATCGCCTAAAGCTACAGCACCCAATAAGGCATCGCACAAAGCATGGGTCAGCACATCGGCATCCGAATGACCTTTAAGTCCTTTTGAAAACGGGATTTCCACCCCTCCTAACACGAGTTTCCTGTTTTCCACAAAGGGGTGAACATCAAAACCGATACCGATACGAAAAGGCATAAAATGAACCGTGAAAAATTATTTCCGGCTGTATTTGTTGTTCCCAAAATTAAACAGCAACGAAAAACGCAACGTTTTTTCCAACGGGTTTTGTTGTGATACGGTGGGAATCAAATAAGAAAAATCCAAACCAAACACATTGTAACGCAGCCCTACACCTAAGGTTACGTACTGACGATCTCCTTTGTGTTTATTTTCATAAAAATAACCGGCACGAACAGCAAATAAATCATTATACCAATATTCGGCACCGAAAGAAAAATAAAATTCCTGCAGTTCTTCTTTAAAACCATCAGGAGCATCGTACCACGATTGCACCATTCCTTTGATGACTCCAACATTCGGATCTTTTCCTTCAGCAATTTTATACGTACCATCCGGATTCAACACCGGATTTCCCAATGAATCGGTAGCATAAACCGGCGGTGTAGGTACGAGCAATTTATTGATATCTATGCTAAATGACACTTTATTATACCGGTCCAGATCTAATGTTAACCGCGATCCGAAACGGAGGTTGGTAGGAATAAAATCTTTTTGAATATTGGTTTTACTATAAGAAATCTTACTTCCAATATTGGAAATGAAAACACCCCAGGCAAACTGAGCGTTGTAATTACTGAACCAGTTCACATCTTTTTGCCAGTAGAGACCGATATCAACGGCCACAGAAGTTCCGGCCGAGCTTTCGGTACCTTGTGGTGAAAATCCGGCTGTCAGATTAGAATATATAAAACGGCCGTCTACCGAAAGAGCGAGGTAATCAGAAAGTTTTCGCGCATAGGCCATAGAGATGGCAAACTCATTGGGTTTATAAGTACCCAGCGGATATCCCATTTCATCGGTAAACTGAATTTCGCCCAATGAGAAATAGCGTAAACTGGCAGCCAGCGTTTGCCGGTCATCGAGCCGGTGGTAATAAGTCAAATAAGCCAGATTAATATCATTAACCAGATTTCTTAACCACGGAGTATACGAGATGGAAAAACCGGATTCATCTTCAATAAAAGCATATTTTGCCGAATTCCAATGCATGGAGCTTGCATCAGGCGAAGTAGCCACTCCGCCATCACCCATGCCCCCGGCTCTTCCGTCCGGGCCAATGGTCAGAAACGGAACCGCTGTAGTAATTACCCGGTCGCCACTGGCCTGACCACTCACATTATTGTATGTTTGTGCTTTACCGCTTACAACGAAAAAAATGAAAGCTGCGAGGAAAAGAAATCTTGTTTTCATAAAAAGTGTTATCTAAAAAATGGTGTGCAAATCTAACGAAAATCAAATTGTTTTATTATAAACGTAACTTTTTTTCATAAGTTATTGTTATCGAATAAATACCAATTTATTCCGCAAAAACCGGGTTTCCCCGGATTCATTGGTAATCTGTACCTGGTAAACATAAATTCCCCGGCCGATTTTTGCACCAAAATCATTGGTACAATCCCAGTGAATCCGTCCGGAGCTAAATCCTGACGGAATAAATTCGGTATGGATAGTTTTTACTTTTCTTCCATCGAGTTTAAAAATATCAATGGTTACCGTTAATGGCTCTCCAGCCTGATTATGATCAAAAACAAAATCGGTGGCATCAGTAACCGGATTAGGAATATTGATCAGGTTTTCCACGACCAAACGCGAAGAAGATTCGACCACAAACGACAATTCCGCTGTGGAAGAATTATTATACAAGTCCCATGCTTTCAGCTGAATTGTATGTTCGCCATCCGAAAGTCCTTTCAACTGATAACGAATGGTTCCATGTGTAAAATCTCCGGGATCTGCCACGTAGTAAGCATTCAAGTTATAACTTTCACGGGTATTTCCATCGAGCGTTGCCACAATATCGTGGCCAATACTATTCCCGGTGGTATTAATCCCGCTTTTATCGCTCAACCGGGCAAAAAGTACCGGATCAGCATGGGTAATGCCTCCCGGAGCAAAAGTAGTATCATTCATAAAAAGCTGTATAACCGGTCCTGTTGTATCTGATGGTGCCTGGTCGTCATATCCACCCACTACAACATTTTCATCATATCCATGGCCATCGTTTTCTCCATCGTCAAAATAGTAACTAATCCGGCCTTTTCCATACTTGTAAGCAATATCTTTTGGCACAACAAACGAAAAATCAAAGTTTCCGTTTTGGATGGCTGCCTGTCCTTTAAACAAAATACTGTTCCATTCGTAAAATGTTGTCACCCGGCTGTCCGGGTCAGTACCCAACGTAGAAATGGCTGATTTTTTATCGTAAACCGTAGAAAAAATAGTCCCGTTAAACCGGTCCAGTTTTTGTCCGTTTTCATCCACTACTTCTCCCTGAATCGATACTTTCGCCAAGGCTTTCAGGGTATCCGGAACGCCTTCGACCACTGCTTTGGCATTGATAAATGTGGTCTTGGCCCGGTTTTCAGGATAAGCCAGCTGCAGGGCCGGATCACCAATCAAAATAAATTTTTTATCGTTATTTCCACCCAACACTTTGGAATGCATAATCACATCACCAAAACAAGGATAATGTCCATCTGTTTTTTCAAATAAATTGTTTTGATAAATGGCCATATTCAAGGCCAGGTTGGCGCTGGCGTAAGTAGCCCTGGTAGTGGTAAACAAAGCCACTGCCCCACCTTCCGGATTCAGGAAAACATCTTCTCCGGCCGAAACCAATTCCGGGTTATCATACCGGGTAAATTCGCAGGTAGCCGTAATAAAAACAGTTAATTTATCTTTATTCGTCCATGAATTAATATCAGATATGGTCATAAACCGTTCGTGCCCCAAGCCCACTTCACCACCATGACCAGAATAATTAAAGATCAGTGTACCAGCATCAATAGCAGAGTTAATGGCATCATTCAATGCCGGAGCTCTTTGTCCGCTCGGCGTAGAAATTTGCGGAAAAGCATCCAGATAAAGCTTACTGATTCCATACACCGGATAATTTTCATTCAGGTATTTGGTCAGCGTTTCGGCATCATTCAGATGACGGTTATAATCTCCGTCGTCAGCCACAAAAGTCAGCCGGTTCCGCCAGGGACCCAGCGTTTCCGGCGTATTTGAATGGTAACGAATGGTTTTATCTACGGCTTCTTTTGCTTCTTCCGGCGTATCGACCGGAAACCGGCCAATACCAATATCTACCCGGTCATCAAGGCTGTTTCCTTCTCCATCATCCAGATAACCGAAATAATCATCTGACGCAATGGAATTAATGGTATTCAGCGATTCCACACTTTCCCAACAAGGAACAAAATTGGTATTTCCGGGAACCCGGTTTTTATAATCAAAAGAGGCATCACCAAAAAGAAGCAAATACCGTAATTCACTTCCCGGAGAACTATTGTCGTAAATGTGCTTCACAAAATCACGAATAGCCGTAACATCCTGTGCCCCGGAAGAAAATTCGTTGTAGATTTTTTGTGGAGTAGTCACAAAAACTTTCATTCCATCTTTTTCCCGGTGAAAATCGGCCAGTCGCTGGGCCTGTTCCAAAAAATCAGGATAAGCAACTATTAATAAATCAATATCTTTTACTGCATGCAAATTTTGGTTTTCCACTTTTTCCACAAACTCGGGCTTGTAAAAATCGGTTCCGTCAAAAGCAACAAACGTTTTCACCGGTGCTTCATGGGCCAAAAAAGTAAAACCATCCATTGTTTGTTTTATTTCTGCTTTTTTGGCTGAAAGCGGATCCGTTACATCCCATACTTCCACTTTGCCGGAAGTTTTTAAATGATA
The sequence above is drawn from the Candidatus Sulfidibacterium hydrothermale genome and encodes:
- a CDS encoding HAD family hydrolase, which encodes MEKHGIIWDWNGTLLDDVQLCVQCINLLLKKRNLPELTLQKYREVFGFPVKDYYQRVGFDFSMEKFEIPAQQFMQCYNSHLSETPLFPCVQDVLSFFQEKGFRQFIISATEHRSLVKILDEKGLLPYFDAVSGIDDIYAGGKIEMAHHFMKKLRLNAQGVVFVGDTLHDREVALSLGIDYLLVASGHQSKDRLWAKTSKVINTLAEIKQKTLP
- a CDS encoding phosphomannomutase/phosphoglucomutase encodes the protein MKAFKAYDIRGEYGKDLNKEMVYRIGYFLPQVLPMKEILIGRDVRLSSDEMFEALSEGLRDAGVDVADAGLTTTPMVYWGTGKYGFDASIMITASHNPKNHNGLKVSAKNVLPVGYDNGLKKLESLVDSDTKVEKKDKGQIRKLNMKPDYLEFLNQYKKDYSGLKLAIDFSNGMASLFSKDLFGDQYVALNEKADGTFPGHEPNPLEPENQEQIKEAVKKHHADLGIIFDGDADRVMFIDEKGNFISPDLIIALFAHFFLKDTTKKEKVVHDIRTSKAVGEYLSKFNAETVIWRVGRAYGATKLREVDGIYGGELAGHYYFRDFYYSDSGLLASLIMLNITDDFKKQGKTVSQLIHEISSYANTGEVNFRIEEKQKAMDAVVSYFKKQETPTAYYDFDGYRLEFPDWWFNIRPSNTEPYLRFLAEAKSQKLLDEKTQQVFEILKSFTA
- the yaaA gene encoding peroxide stress protein YaaA — its product is MIVLLSPAKTMHQDFSQKVENITLPVYLDKTQILADALKKLGPDTLSKMMKVNAQLAQLNHERFQRWHVSLLKKEGVPALFSYQGEVFRGLDAQTLSKKDLMFAQEHLRILSGFYGVLRPLDQVLPYRLEIGGKFIPDGYRNLYDFWREDVSRDVLETLNRQKDRILIHLASAEYFKVLDLKKQDIRIITPVFKESRGNGFKMVTVYAKKARGMMARFIIRNQVTHPDKLKLFDEEGYFYNERLSTHDVPVFTR
- the porV gene encoding type IX secretion system outer membrane channel protein PorV translates to MKTRFLFLAAFIFFVVSGKAQTYNNVSGQASGDRVITTAVPFLTIGPDGRAGGMGDGGVATSPDASSMHWNSAKYAFIEDESGFSISYTPWLRNLVNDINLAYLTYYHRLDDRQTLAASLRYFSLGEIQFTDEMGYPLGTYKPNEFAISMAYARKLSDYLALSVDGRFIYSNLTAGFSPQGTESSAGTSVAVDIGLYWQKDVNWFSNYNAQFAWGVFISNIGSKISYSKTNIQKDFIPTNLRFGSRLTLDLDRYNKVSFSIDINKLLVPTPPVYATDSLGNPVLNPDGTYKIAEGKDPNVGVIKGMVQSWYDAPDGFKEELQEFYFSFGAEYWYNDLFAVRAGYFYENKHKGDRQYVTLGVGLRYNVFGLDFSYLIPTVSQQNPLEKTLRFSLLFNFGNNKYSRK
- the ispF gene encoding 2-C-methyl-D-erythritol 2,4-cyclodiphosphate synthase — protein: MPFRIGIGFDVHPFVENRKLVLGGVEIPFSKGLKGHSDADVLTHALCDALLGAVALGDLGSHFPDTDDHYKGISSIELLKKVNQLLLKTKFEIENVDGVVVAQQPVLSPYIPEMRKKLADTLHIPVENLSVKATTTEYLGFTGRKEGIAAIVNVLVRQSGSR
- a CDS encoding DUF2279 domain-containing protein encodes the protein MKKLVVILLLFSYLGAQAQEMSVYPDSLSKKRLKIVYGAVGGFYVTSVTLLYFAWYKGYDETSFHIADDWGEWMMKDKLGHMTTTYQLGNYGYWSLRWAGMNEKKAIWFGGTWGLIYMTTIEFFDGLSAEWGFSPSDMIFNTLGSAMFIGQQLLWHDQRIRLKFSYHSTEYPQYRPDLLGDNWAQQIIKDYNGQTNWLSVNIASFLKKDSKFPPWLNVAFGYGATGMIGAYDNPPEYDGQPLPHFNRVPHYFLSVDVDWTRIKTHSKVLRFVFKTLSFVKVPAPALEYDWENGMRFRPIFF